Within Primulina tabacum isolate GXHZ01 chromosome 5, ASM2559414v2, whole genome shotgun sequence, the genomic segment gtctcacaagatacctactcaaaaataaacttaaagatccaatattttaatattgtttgaaattaattataaaactaATACTTTATTTTACGAGTAAAATTCTAAAACAATATGTATGTTAAATTGTTGAAAATATAAGTTGATCacaaaaaaaaatctgaaactCAAATACTTAGtcatttgattttaaaaatgtttcaaGTTTTTTGTCATATAGTTTTTACAAACATAATTTAAAAGTATCAAtgaattaatattattatgataaCACTTATAAGATATTTTGAGTTAACATTTAAAACCTATCAGCTCGTTTAAATAAACGACGAAGTGTTCGAGTTtatattttctaaataaaatattgcatAAATATTTGTTCATAGTCATAGCAATATTttctatattaaaatttaatttatgtgTCAAGATGTACcagtttaaattaaataatatatgtattttttgacATAATAATATATGCATTAGTGGTACACACTTGCATTGATAATGGACGGATAAAGAggggatatttttaaataaataaataaattttttttagatattAACACTGATAATTAGTTCTATTAAATTTATCGAAAATAATTTGTGGAGAAAAAATCGAAAATAAAAAACTTCTTTCAgatattaatactaataattatttttattaaatgtatcgaaaaataatttaataaaaaatttattttagatattaattaatactaataattatttctattaAATTTATCGAGAGATAATTTTGGGgggggtggggggggggggaatCCAAAATCCCTGGAGGGGACTTCGATTTAACTGTTGTTTTAATTGAGTTCAAGATTCTCTGTCTTTTGCCAAACAACCATATTGAACTTGTGAGGTTTGTTTCTGGGACACAAATTTTCTCTAATTctctttttatgttttttttttttttttttgtaatttcaaTTCTTGATCATTCTTTTACGCTGTTCTTTTATTTCACAAGCTGTTTGTGAATATGCCCAAGAGATTATCTGTGAactctatttaatttttttcctcgTTTCGAATTATTGGAAAGCAGCTGTAGGATTTTGCAATGGATTAAGCTCAACTTCCTTTATGTTTGGATGCTAATATTTTAGCACTGTTTGATCTCTCTACTTTTCCTTAGCTGATCGTTTTTAAGAATTATTTTGAAGTGCGTGTACGAAGATTGCATTTTGTTTGATCACTTGAAATGCCTTGTTGGATTTTGAGAATTATGGGCGTTCTTCACAAACTATGGGTAGTGGCCAAAAAGGGATCTTGCTCAGGTGAACTTAGATAGAAAGTAAATAATTTTATGTGTAATATTTTAAAAGGTTCAAGCTTACTCTCGACATGATCATATTGCTTCCAACTTTCACCCATTGATTCTCTTCCTTGAGGTTGCTACATGTTTCCCAaaagattttatattttgagaCTGTTATTACAGACGTTTTGCACTCCACGTAAGAATTTTCTTGCTGCGGGGGAAGTGGTAAAAACTTGAAGCAACAATTGGTATATCGtgtttattttatgttttttttatttattgccCAGTATTAATTTCCAGTGTATCATGGATCGCTGGAGTGGAGTCTTGAAAGTTCAGTTGTATCCAAATAGCAGTACTTTCTACCGAATTGCAGCATCGCTCGGCCTctcttcttcacccaaaaaccTCGCTGTAAGTTCTTATAAGTTACAGGACAATGACTTTCGTTAACTTGTCCATATGACCAAACATAGTATTTTGGAGAGCTCAAAGTGGACCATAGAATGTGATTCTTATAAGTTGCATTCTTACTTGAGAGGCAAAACTAAAAATATTTAGACTTCTATATGGTGATATTGATTTTTTAACATGAGATAGGTACCTACTGGAAATGCGATATTCTTTAGTGGAGATCGAGTGGACTGGACTGGAAATCCAGTGATTGAGAGATTATCCGATCCTCTGAAAATTGCTGAAATTTTGGTTTCAAAGTTTGGGGGATCCATTAATGCTTATGTTGTCGAGGCATCCATTTTCAATGGCCCTTTCGCAGTTTTTAAGGATTTTATCCCGTCTGTTAATGAGAATGGAGAGCCAAAAACATATGATGCTACTGGATTCCCAGCTTCTACATCGCTGGTCCTGCTTTTGTCAAAGTTTCTTGGAGAGGTAGGGCTTGCAAGATTGCTTGAGATTTCATTTATCAAGAATTTCATATATTTACCTTTTGAAGTTATTGCTTGCGTCCATAATGAATGATCGCAAGATTATGACTTTAAGCCAATGATTCTTTCATTGGAAAGGGTTGATGAGTTTCTTGACTTTGTGGACGATCATGGTTGGAAATTCCTTTTTTTTATTAACTACCTCTTTTTGGTCCCAAACTTGGAGGAAGTAGGAGAGTGAAACCTAATAAGCTATATTTTGCATACCTCGATCTGTTTCTTCAGCTACACTGATTGGGTATTGCCACATGCCAAATTGTCTAAAATGCTTATTGGGGGATTGTATTTGTGATGTATCTCTTGATAATAAACTGTTAGTGTCGCAGATAATGTACTCCCTAGTGTTGTTAATTATATGGATAACATCAATACACCTACTATGCAACGAAACTACAAGAACTGTGTATATCTTTATCTCACTTCGTCAGCAATCATATCATAAGATTCATGTTTCCTATCATCGCAGGCAAAGAATGCAATCTTGGGGAAACAGAAAGAGCCTTACCAGTCAGAAGCTTCTTCGTCATCTTCACACAAACCTGAGACAGCAATTCTTGGATTCAGCAAAGGAGGCATCATACTGAACCAGCTTTTAACCGAGTTTAGTTTTTATGAGACCCAAAAAAATACTGTGAGTGGAGGAGTAACTACCCAAGAAGACAGCTCTGTCATACCCACCTCAAAAGAAAGCCTCTTAAGCAGCATATCTGAGATTCATTATGTGGACGTCGGCTTAAACTCTAATGGAGcatatctcacagataaagatgtgatCGATAGAATTTCTGAATGTCTTTCTCGTAGAGCAACTGGAATCCGGTTTCTTTTTCATGGAACACCTAGACAATGGTCTGATGAGAGGAGGATTTGGATTCGAAAGGAGAAGGATGCGCTAAGTTCGTCTACTCAAAAGGGCAGCTGCTGCAAGGAAGGATATAGATAAGTTACTAATTCGCGAGAGATTATATTTTCCTAATAAGCTTCCTAATCTGCAAATGCATTTTGAAATAATTGAAGTTATGGATGTTAGTTGACTATAATGATGCACGTGAAAACATTTATGAATCGGCTTAACTACATGTTATATAATTGCTAGTTATATTTCAGATTTTACACTTcagtttttgaaaaatcaataatccgaaaatcataaaatcgcacACGTGTTCGTGAAAATCTTCGGACTCAAGAACTATGTCAAGCGTTTCTTGGTGATAACATTAAAAGAAGGAGAATTGAGCACATTGTGCAACCCTCCTTATCTTTCTCAAAACTGTAGTCAAAGCAAAGCCAAGAATCAAGCATTAGTAAGTACGTATATATAAATCGATTCTTTGTCCCCTCAATTTTCAACatctcaaaatataaatttattttttattaattgattCCTTGCTTGAGTCAACAACCTTAAACGTCATAAGACACTCCAAATGTTTTTGCTTTCACTCGTCTTCCCAATACACACGTCTATTTCATAGCTCTTTTTTTAATCCGTTGACATATTCACCATGGGATTGTTCTTGAGCTTCATGGGAAAAGGGTAGAATTTGATTTCCTTAATTCTTTGTTAATCATTTATTTTCAGGGATGGAACAGATATGGGAGGATAAAAAAAACTCGatgaatttcaaaaaataaaacgtCATTTATCTGTATAATGTTATCTTAAATCAGAAATTCAAGTTTATCCTTGATTGGTTTTTTACGGCAATACTACTATATGTACTTAATGaagagaaaattaatttaagctgCAATGGAAAAAATTACATGTAttacaataaatttgaaaatgtaCATAATTCAAGTCCGGTTGGATGTTACGACCCAATAACCATTACCTTTTTCGATTCAATGATTTTAGGTTTGCCAACAACACATATGCTAAGTTTGGTGATGGGAACACTCCACAAACAACTCATACAGAAAGATAAAAAGAATTTTGAGGAGTTCCATTTGGAAATTCTTGACATTttcaagtaaattttttttacaataaactttttttaaaatgaatcagcGGTAATATCAATTATCAAATATTAATGTTAAAGccctttaaattttcaaatattttttgaaattttggtgGCAACATAAACGAAATATGTCCAACATTTCTTGAGTTGGCCTTGAATGCCTTTCAGCATCGTGAATGCAGCATTGCCAGGCAAACATTACGACGTTCCTTGACCAGACGAAGTTGAGGTCCATCTCTCCCCCCTGATCTCTATGTTTCTGTACATACGCTCAATCCAAGCTAGGCTTGAACTTGGattttactgaagttgagtcgaGCTCGAGTACCTTCTACTCAGACTCAAGCATTCATCAAACCACTTGAACACGAGCAATGATTATCTATTTTTTAACGCTTAGTTTATTTACTATTCTCTTTAAATCTTTAAGAAATTGCATATCTAAATAACCAACATTTGTGTTAGTTACCCTTGTTCTAAATGGATAGCAACTCCACCTGTTCAAACGCAGGCATGTTATGATGAATGGAAAGGAGCAGAAAACAAGTCAGAAAAAGGGATTTTCATCAAATTTATGAAGAATGTGAATATTGCAGCTGGACTTCTAAAGCCTCCGGCAACCATGGCAGCCAAGAAAGCAGGGGAGAGCCTCCCTCAGGTCAAACTGATCAAGGCCATACCTAATGTCATCTTTGTGCCCTCAGCCACAGTGCTGGCGCTTGTTTCCGTCAAGTTATCCAGGAAGATGTTTCTTGGTAAAATGGATGACATGAAATAGATAGCTTTTCGCACTCTTCTCACGATCTGTGACAACACTTGCAGAAATTTGAGCTCCGATACTTGCAGAAACATAACTGATTTAAGTGGAAATACATTCCAAGTGATCCGCGTGGCACATATTTACAAAACATGAATATCTTGGAAACAAGGGTACTACAGATTATAAATATCaacaatattaaaaaattattgggCACTTtacattataaaattatgttgaAGAAAATTATACACGATTATCATACTTCTTAAAATGATGGTGACTAAAGTGTTTTATATAAACATAAGGATGCTGCATTTGTTCTCCATTTAACTTTAAATCTGATACCATCCTCAAATTTCATGCGCAAATTGTCATTTTTCATGCAAGTTGCGTAGCTTCCGATTTCTACTTCGTTTCCATCCTCGAAACTACTAGCGATTTCATATTCCCGCACATCGGATCATTACAGTAAAATAACTGAGAAACACAACAGCTCAATCACACACAACATCGGAATAAAACCCTATGGTCCTCCTCGTGCAATCTTTAATGCTCAATAACTCAACATCAAAAACTTCGAACTGTTTGGAGCTAAAGAAAGTGGAAGGCCCCACCTGTTAATGTTTTCTCATCAGTAATATAAATGTCAATGTATGAAGAAAAAATGAATGGTTTTAGCTTTTTGCTAACAAGAACTTGTTCCAAGTATGATATTAGTAGCTACTAGTGTTGGTACTCACAGGTGGTCCTAGTTCTGGAGGAACTATCAGTCTTCGTTTACCCCCAGGCTTCATGTCCTGTATTCCTTCCTCAAATCCTGTACAAAAATTTGCCAACACCTTGGTTACGTCATCATACTATGGAGCCAGAGACGCAGCATATTCCTGTTATTGAGCTTCACACAGCTGGGGTGATTCCGAGAATACCAGGGAGGGGATGAGATGGGAGGGGTAGGCGCTCAACAGGATTTAGAGGGAGAAGataaatttttagaaaaactACCACTGAAGTTTTTTAATTCTTTTGCCCTGAACAGAGAGAAAGTCATTCATGTACTATTGGCTCAGTTCCGCCCCTGATGAACAATATATTCAATGGCTCATACTGCTCATGTGCACATGAGTGCAGCATTAGATAAGCATTGATAAGTATGTTCTAAAACCTAATTATAACTTTCTCATGTTTTGTTACCTGGAATTAAGGCCTTAGTACCCAGTCGAACTTTTGCAGGCGAACCTTGTAAGTAGGTACTATCTATACGCCGGCCAGATTCATTGTAACCAATGTAATGAAAAGTCACCTttcaaaaaaaacaaaagaacgGAAATTATCCTCTTGTTAGAGGATATACTTCTGTAAAATGGAGATTAAAAAAACAAGCTATTGCAGAGAAGTTTACAGTATTCAAGACAACACCTATTGGTAGTATCGACTAAACTCATCTTGGATAAGGTTATTTCAACAAATAGCTGGAGTAATACaacttaatataaataaatggaTCTAATTCTAAGCAATTAACTGGACTCATGATTCTCATTTTATATAATCAATTATCGATTTCAGAAAAGCAACACAAGGCATTCCCAAGCGAAACGAAGGCAAACCTGTTGGCCAGCCTTTGGACAATCACCTTTACCAACTTCAACGTCCCGAAAAATGAGACCTGAATCTCGCTTAACATAATCATCTGATGTCACTACTCTCACCGTAAAGCCTGAATTTACGGTTGTGATATGATTGTGTGAATAAAACTCAAATGGGAAAAGAGGAGTCAATGAGACAAGCAAGAATAAACCTTCTCTAACAAAATTAGGGAACTCATCGGGTACACCGTTCTCTTTCTGTATCCGCCTGTTCTGCTCTAAAAGGCGCCTCTCATCATATGGGTTTTGTTTCTTTGTCTTTCCACAAGACGGCAGCGCAGGAAATATACCGGAACCGACCAAGAGAACAAGGAGAAGCCTCCGCTTAGTATTCTCCTCAAATTTGAACGAGCTTTTAGTCTGTTCTCTAGCCATGTAGAGTTGACATAAGCAAGCAACCATGGCAATGAAGCATATTAATAATAGAGAAATATGGTTGCACTTGCGTAATTTCAAAATTGTCATTACCCGTTTCCCTGTAGATTACGGCGAGAACAAGAAACCAACAAGAGTCTCTTCTGAATGGAAAATGATCCGAGTGCTGGATAGATGGAAAAAGTAATGCCTGAATATTTTACTAACGCTGGATTTGACAAATGAGGGGCATATAAATGAAGTTCACGGAGAAATGGAAATGGATGGTCGCATTATTCTTTCATCAGTAGTCCAAGGAATTCCAGCAAGAGGATGTGAGAGTTGAATTTTCAGAAAAgtaacaaaaaaaattcaactatTTTCACATTCTAGCTCGTTGTGTCGACCACTCTCCAGAGGCAGTACCAGCTACAAAATTTCACGTATTTGCACAATTTTTGGTGTGAGATTTAGAGTTTTATGTTATTCTAACACCACTGTTTCTCATATATTTCAAGTGCCGCCGTTATCAGGATATCAGTAACCAACAAATCTTCAAATTTGAACAATGAGAGAAATTCTGTTCATTCGGTTTCAGAGCTTTACTATTTGCCAGCAAAAACCACAGAAAAATAACTCAAATTCACTTCGATTCATAAGATATAAAGAGTGACATCCTTACACAAATTTGATACACGGTCGAATAACTATACAATAACTCTCAAACGGCAACCAAATTACTTGCATAAATCCCAAAATTCCAACTTAAGCCATAGAAAACAAAAATAGACTTACACGAGAGATGGCTCCCAGAGGAAAGAATGGGAAACGAGAGGAAAAGCATGATCTATCTATTTTTCCTCACAAAATTTCAACATTTTGCAAGTGCAGCTTCAGCTTTATCCTTTTCAACATAAATGGACTACCATTTATACCCTTATCTTTCTTCCAGTATTTGACGTCTTTTTTTTCCTCAGAGTGCAATTTTAGTGCAAAATCTATTCAGGACTACGGTGTAAAAAATCAGAAATTTTTACTACATATGTTTCATTTGCTGGTTTATTGATGCTTTAATgtctcaaaataaatatttatgtgCCAGTTGTAAGAATTTGATGAAATGTACTCTTTGATACAGTTTACtttaaagcaaaaacttgtgtgagacggtctcacgggtcgtattttgtgaaacatatcacttatttgagtcattcatggaaatttattactttttatgctaagagtattactttttattgtgaatatcggtagggttgacctgtctcacagataaagattcgtgagatcgtctcacaagaacgCTACTCATAATTTGATGGATGAGATAGTCAAAATAGATATCTTTAGGTATAATTTTAATATGCAagattaattttatatttttcaagataatgaccaattattatttaaaattacctTCTTCTTTTTTACTAGATTAAGTTTAGAAGATAGGCGTGGATGACAGTCATTGTTGTTCTTTTGCAAATTCATTCACTTTCGTTTTTCCCCCTCAATCACCTTGAATAACATCTATTTTGTGTTTGAagtgaaatttattttatctttgtCTTGAATTATTTCCGTTTTCCCGATTAATTAATCTGTCGACAGAATCTTATACATACTTTAATTcttgaaaattattaatttgatacatgttttatatttttgccATAAATCAAGGTTCTAAAGTTCGCCAGACGTTAGTCGGGCGTCATACCAgcgcctagcgcctaggcggaGATTAGGCGCAGCTAATCGGATTCTACGGTATCAACATAATATCTCACATGCTAGAACTTCAACACAAcaacatcaaatttaaaatgtgttcaacatattcCCTATATAATCTATTGTGTCAtctcaataaaataaaaaagaattcACATGGATTGTTTGTCATTGTTACTCTCCAAATCTGTTTGATTCCAAGAAGCAAAATAAAGagaaaaaattatgtattaaGAGCCCTAATATATTAAGAGCCATATAGTAGTACTGCATAATTAGTAGTGCCCAACATCCACATATACATTAAAGAGCCATaacatattatgcatgattagTACTGCCCAACATCCACCAAGTTTTTTAGATGATGGATATGACTTATGAGAAACACATATAGAGAATCAGTACGAGATCCTACATAGTACATACACACAGGAACAATAGCCAAGAAAAACCACAATTTACCACTGACAGCAGAGATGTAATTTAGAAACAATGATTCAGAATTGAATAGAATAAGTTAAGTTTTAAACTTAGCATTTCCAAAGATAGCATCAGGGGAAGGAAAATACGATAAGGAAAAATACCAATGCTAAATAATTGAATAGAATAAATTAAGGTTTAAACTTAACTTAGCCGAGAAGGGAAAAATGAGAAGGAAATTATCAATGCTAATACTACATGCTTTTCAGAAAATACCAAGGACTTTCACACTCATCTGAAACGAGGAGATTGAGATAACGATAAAACCAGAGTAAGTTGCTTAATAAAATGGTACCAGAATCAGTGATGAAAATTCTTCAAATCTTTTTCATGTACTTGAGGTAGCAAAAATAGATATATCAAGAAATGCAAGAAAGCGAAAGAAAAAAGAGGTAGAAGAAAGACATCATTGCTGCTCACAAGACGGGAGATATAAATATTTCCCATCAGGCTTCTCGATTTATTTGGTGATGCGTTATATTTAGGACAGCCTCTTTTCAACTTTTAATTgggctttaaaatattaaaactccAAACAATTTTTTTCACAACAAATCAGGCCTATTTAAGGGCGTCCAGGCCAGCCCAAGAGCGCCTAGGCACGCCTAGCACCTTATCGGTGCGGTAGGTCGCCGTCTAGCGCCTCCTAGGCGCCTAGGGCGCATTTTAGAATATTGCCATAAATATTTATGCATTACATTTTATGTGATTTTTGaagaatatataataattaattaaaaattcagAAATAACTGGTAAAGTTTTAACAACACTCAGTTTAgcaagaaaatttgaaaaggACATTACCCATACACCAAACCATTGGACACTTGCCAAATCCAGTTATGAATATTTTACTAAACTTGCAAAGGAGTGAACCAGAAACTCGACCAAAAGGGACAAAATGGagtaatttaaatgattttgtAAGGCCAAATttgcattttaaaagaaaatgcatATAAATTCATGCCCCTTTTGCTCCCTATTGGACCCGTAGGCAACCGCAGACGAAAACACACAAAATGGGAAAGAAGAACTGTCTTATTCGCTTGAGAAAAAAGGTAGGAAGGTAGTGACAAAAACTTTGCCTCAATAAACATGTACATCAATTCCCATACTACCAATCTGACTGCTCCCCACCGAGCTTCCCATTTTCTTTCTCGTCACCTTTTGCTCCGAGTGGGTACGAAGCCACAGGCATGAAAGCCTTGCTATTGCTGCCTGACTAGCAAACTGTACTCTACAGGCGAGGTTCACCTCAGCCATCATGTTCCGTCCCCCTTTATTAGTGTTATTATTTTCTTCGTATCCATCAAGGTCTGATTCATCAACTACCACAATCGAACCATAGTCAAGATCCTCAGGGTCCATATTTAAAGGGAAAATTAAACTTCTACTTTGTGAATTATCCGTGCAGGTTTTGACTTCCCGCTTCTTGAGTCTGATATAATAATCTAGAACCGCCTGGATTTTGTCATAGTCAAATGACAGCCATTATTCAAAgaataagttttaaaaatcaacaAGACAGTAAAAACAAGTCACGGGAAATTAATCACACCTGCCACTGGGAAGAGGCCAACAGAACTCTCGGCCTGATTGACCTCACATACTGAAATGCAGCATCGGGGGTCATCTTCTTGTGTTTGACCTATATTAATGCCATAAAATTTGAACCAAGAATCTCAAATAAAAAGCCTCTAGTGTGCTTATTTACATACATAAAGTCTCAAGTGTGCTTATTTACACACATACCAGGTAACAGAGAACAATTGTAGTGCTACGGCCACGGCCAGCCTTGCAGTGAACATAAGTAATTTTGTCACAAAGTGTATTgcctgaaaaaaaaataaaaaattaacatGACACTATTAAGGTAATAAAGTCAAGTTATAAATACCATTTAAATAGAtgtaaaaaacatataataatttatgaGGTAAGAACGAATTTTACTGTGAATGAATTCTACAGCTTGGCAAATATCCCCATACACGGGAGCAAAAAGATAATCTCTTGTAGGTATGACTAAGTGCTCAATGTCATAATCCTACAAAGAAGGCAAATATTGATCAGGTATAATTAATAAACAAACGAGTATCTCAAGTTTTCTTGTACTGGAGTTAACAAATATGACCCAATGTGTAAAAATTGAGGGGCATTCGCAAGCCATGAAATGTAAAGTATGTaggaattaaataatatatcaaTGTTTCGTGATTAAGAAAGCTGTGAGGTGTCCATGAAAAGTGTAACAAATGTTTCAAATAATAAGCTTGAAGACATACATGATACAGGGAAGTTGGAACTAAAGTTTCATATGGTTCGTTCAAGGTAACCACACCACCTACACCAAGAGCTTTCAGGCGCGGAACATCATTGGGAAATGGTACA encodes:
- the LOC142546849 gene encoding LOW QUALITY PROTEIN: uncharacterized protein LOC142546849 (The sequence of the model RefSeq protein was modified relative to this genomic sequence to represent the inferred CDS: deleted 1 base in 1 codon), with amino-acid sequence MDRWSGVLKVQLYPNSSTFYRIAASLGLSSSPKNLAVPTGNAIFFSGDRVDWTGNPVIERLSDPLKIAEILVSKFGGSINAYVVEASIFNGPFAVFKDFIPSVNENGEPKTYDATGFPASTSLVLLLSKFLGEAKNAILGKQKEPYQSEASSSSSHKPETAILGFSKGGIILNQLLTEFSFYETQKNTVSGGVTTQEDSSVIPTSKESLLSSISEIHYVDVGLNSNGAYLTDKDVIDRISECLSRRATGIRFLFHGTPRQWSDERRIWIRKEKDALVRLLKRAAAARKDIDKLLIRERLYFPNKLPNLQMHFEIIEVMDVS
- the LOC142546848 gene encoding peptidyl-prolyl cis-trans isomerase FKBP20-2, chloroplastic-like, whose translation is MLFLSFPILSSGSHLSSLGSFSIQKRLLLVSCSRRNLQGNGEQTKSSFKFEENTKRRLLLVLLVGSGIFPALPSCGKTKKQNPYDERRLLEQNRRIQKENGVPDEFPNFVREGFTVRVVTSDDYVKRDSGLIFRDVEVGKGDCPKAGQQVTFHYIGYNESGRRIDSTYLQGSPAKVRLGTKALIPGFEEGIQDMKPGGKRRLIVPPELGPPVGPSTFFSSKQFEVFDVELLSIKDCTRRTIGFYSDVVCD
- the LOC142546850 gene encoding phosphatidylglycerophosphate phosphatase PTPMT2-like, whose product is MYIEELSEEGCENEEQQVYSGVAEGAIVVWDAKRALVGAGARALFYPTLLYNVVRNKIQSEFRWWDMVDEFILLGAVPFPNDVPRLKALGVGGVVTLNEPYETLVPTSLYHDYDIEHLVIPTRDYLFAPVYGDICQAVEFIHSNTLCDKITYVHCKAGRGRSTTIVLCYLVKHKKMTPDAAFQYVRSIRPRVLLASSQWQAVLDYYIRLKKREVKTCTDNSQSRSLIFPLNMDPEDLDYGSIVVVDESDLDGYEENNNTNKGGRNMMAEVNLACRVQFASQAAIARLSCLWLRTHSEQKVTRKKMGSSVGSSQIGSMGIDVHVY